The following coding sequences lie in one Notolabrus celidotus isolate fNotCel1 chromosome 20, fNotCel1.pri, whole genome shotgun sequence genomic window:
- the LOC117831768 gene encoding caskin-2-like — protein MRPLHYAAWQGKAESVLILLRSGASVNGVSLDGHIPLHLAAQYGHFPVSEMLLQHQSNPCLVNKAKKTPLDLACEFGRVQVAQLLLSSNMVVALLEGERKEQTDSAFTTPLHLAARNGHKDIIKLLLKAGIDINKTTKSGTALHEASLYGKTEVVRLLLDAGVDVNIRNTYNQTALDIVNQFTTSHASRDIKQLLRDATGILQVRALKDYWNLHDPTALNIRAGDVITVLEQHIDGRWKGHIHDTQRGTDRVGFFSPSIVEVISRRNGGTLSRHASLPTQRQQLHSRAPLSCSLSSAPQTDDSYTLYAPPTHVVLPLANGLTTSAAGDRNSVGSTGSVGSTRSAGSGQSTESNNAPNGIQHNTVHHDNNNKPAPSAVDCGHSDLSQQPDHPAGGTPRRQTVTVQRPAEQNFSQQFVRPQQLLEGKDAEAIYQWLSEFQLEQYTGNFISAGYDVPTISRMTPEDLTAIGVTKPGHRKKISLEINNLNIPEWLPEYIPSDLGEWLSAIGLPQYHKKLSENGYDSISIVKDLTWEDLQEIGITQLGHQKKLMLAVKKLCDIHRAILQAESGTGTLRRKGPGALHLVTIEPPDSAGECSSPHTPKMLTFQDSELSSELQSAMSSHYGGCEEGLAIKHAVGMSQSEESIDTRSRGSGRSQEPPTASITPHSWSQESLDGSPAKERNHPEGWDQRPLQQQLLPKQVPLGTATVFKYPAIPAKPRLPGSCGSSPHGSPALKGFSYLHSHCGSTDLNSPQRLVDRTMTLTPPKKRNQSKIRYALSDGEPDEDEDEAAYRSGHLSSYATLTRKPGRSQLVRLQSSPEKNGNVGRSQSFAVRARKKGPPPPPPKRLSSVSSTTSGELSDSSTTSSVGGVTDSPVSVRSIAASIEGKTEGRDLTGSKPDLVLHAPSSPSLSASGQDPREAGGVRRRVQSECIPSQTIRVPEPDRGVKSDTEEEEPKAPGLDGSSSPQNSSSECIPFAEEGNLTIKQRPKAPGPPRAEAVLEPPEKEDSKNLEVPEFNLKESDTVKRRHKPKDKDQGGGSPSRGAAEVEESGCGRSYSPSQETASLRISEVNLMRPGSPATGSPIKRPLSPKPPAVAPKPVRHSLLATQAARPSSPSVTVSGVQSVAFSSPSSPVYVPRAPSPQAPQSPSMTAPRSPVCMVGQGNVPESNIGTEVVQQRLDQTSTSLEAALKAVEKKLNREDDSESVSHSVKSAGTILDDIGNMFDDLADQLDAMLE, from the exons ATGCGTCCGCTGCATTACGCCGCCTGGCAGGGGAAGGCCGAGTCGGTCCTGATCCTGCTCCGCTCTGGAGCCTCAGTGAACGGGGTCTCTCTAGACGGGCACATCCCACTTCACCTGGCGGCCCAGTACGGACACTTCCCTGTG tctgagATGTTGCTGCAGCATCAGTCCAACCCCTGCCTGGTCAACAAGGCCAAGAAGACTCCTCTAGACCTGGCCTGTGAGTTCGGGAGAGTCCAG GTGGCCCAGCTGCTGCTGAGCAGTAACATGGTGGTGGCGTTGCTGGAGGGGGAGAGGAAGGAGCAGACGGACTCAGCTTTCACCACGCCGCTGCACCTAGCCGCACGCAACGGACACAAAGACATCATAAA GCTTCTGCTGAAGGCCGGCATCGACATCAACAAGACCACCAAGTCTGGAACGGCTCTCCATGAGGCGTCACTGTACGGGAAGACAGAGGTGGTGCGTCTGCTGCTGGAT GCCGGAGTAGACGTCAACATCCGAAACACGTACAACCAGACGGCGCTGGATATCGTCAACCAGTTCACCACGTCGCACGCCAGCAGGGACATCAAACAGCTGCTGCGAG ACGCCACAGGGATCCTTCAGGTCCGGGCTCTGAAGGATTACTGGAACCTTCACGACCCCACCGCCCTCAACATCCGGGCCGGAGACGTCATCACG gTGCTGGAGCAGCACATCGACGGGCGCTGGAAAGGCCACATCCACGACACCCAGAGGGGGACAGACCGGGTGGGCTTCTTCTCTCCGTCCATCGTGGAGGTCATCAGCAGGCGAAACG GGGGCACCCTGTCCCGGCACGCCTCTCTGCCCACCCAGCGCCAGCAGCTGCACTCCAGAGCCCCCCTGTCCTGCAGCCTCAGCTCCGCCCCTCAGACTGACGACTCCTACACTCTGTATGCACCCCCCACCCACGTGGTGCTGCCGCTAGCCAACGGCCTCACTACCAGCGCAG CTGGAGACAGGAACAGCGTCGGGAGCACCGGCAGCGTTGGCAGCACTCGGAGCGCCGGGAGCGGACAGAGCACCGAGAGTAACAACGCACCCAATGGAATTCAACACAACACTGTTCAccatgacaacaacaacaag cCGGCTCCCTCTGCTGTTGACTGTGGACACTCAGACCTGAGCCAGCAGCCCGATCATCCTGCAG GTGGGACTCCTCGGAGGCAGACGGTGACCGTGCAGAGACCTGCAGAGCAGAACTTCTCTCAGCAGTTTGTTCGTCCTCAGCAGCTCCTGGAGGGAAAG gatgctgaGGCCATCTATCAGTGGCTGAGTGAGTTCCAGCTGGAGCAGTACACCGGGAACTTCATCAGTGCTGGTTACGATGTTCCCACCATCAGCAGGATGACTCCTGAG GATCTAACGGCCATCGGAGTGACCAAACCGGGCCACCGCAAGAAGATCTCCCTTGAGATCAACAACCTGAACATCCCTGAGTGGCTGCCCGAGTACATCCCA TCTGATCTGGGGGAGTGGCTCAGTGCCATCGGTCTCCCACAGTACCACAAGAAGCTCTCTGAGAACGGCTACGACTCCATCAGCATCGTCAAAGACCTCACATGGGAGGACCTGCAGGAGATCGGCATCACGCAGCTGG GTCATCAGAAGAAGTTGATGCTGGCGGTGAAGAAGCTCTGCGACATCCACCGGGCGATCCTGCAGGCTGAATCCGGAACAGGCACACTGCGCCGGAAAGGACCCGGAGCCCTCCACCTGGTTACCATAGAGCCGCCGGACTCAGCCGGGGAGTGCTCCTCCCCTCACACCCCGAAGATGCTGACCTTCCAGGACAGCGAGCTCAGCTCTGAGCTGCAGTCGGCCATGTCCAGTCACTACGGAGGCTGCGAGGAAGGTCTGGCCATTAAACACGCCGTGGGGATGTCTCAAAGCGAGGAGAGCATCGACACCAGGTCCAGAGGGTCCGGACGCTCCCAGGAGCCTCCTACAGCATCCATCACTCCCCACAGCTGGTCTCAGGAGAGTCTAGATGGAAGCCCCGCCAAGGAGAGGAACCACCCTGAGGGCTGGGATCAGAgacctctgcagcagcagctgctcccTAAGCAGGTCCCTCTGGGGACGGCGACTGTGTTTAAGTACCCGGCGATCCCGGCCAAGCCCAGACTGCCTGGATCCTGCGGTTCCTCTCCTCATGGCTCCCCAGCTCTAAAAGGTTTCAGCTACCTGCACTCTCATTGTGGTTCCACAGACCTGAACTCCCCTCAGAGGCTCGTGGACCGCACCATGACCCTGACTCCACCGAAGAAACGCAACCAGAGCAAGATCCGCTACGCTCTGTCAGACGGCGAGCCCGATGAAGACGAGGATGAGGCAGCGTACCGCTCCGGACACCTGTCATCCTACGCAACCCTGACCCGCAAACCGGGCCGCAGCCAGCTGGTCCGGCTACAGTCCAGTCCAGAGAAGAACGGGAATGTGGGACGCAGCCAGTCCTTCGCCGTGCGCGCTCGAAAGAAAGGTCCGCCTCCTCCGCCCCCGAAAAGACTGAGCTCAGTGAGCAGCACCACCAGCGGCGAGCTGAGCGACAGCAGCACCACCTCGTCTGTGGGGGGCGTGACCGACAGTCCGGTCAGCGTGAGAAGCATCGCGGCCTCCATAGAAGGAAAGACCGAAGGAAGGGACCTTACAGGATCTAAACCAGACCTCGTCCTGCACGCCCCGTCTTCCCCTTCCCTCAGCGCTTCGGGACAGGATCCCAGAGAGGCTGGAGGTGTCAGGAGGAGGGTGCAGAGCGAGTGTATTCCCTCCCAGACCATCAGAGTCCCTGAGCCGGATCGAGGGGTGAAGTCTGACACTGAGGAGGAAGAACCCAAAGCTCCTGGACTAGACGGGTCTTCATCGCCCCAGAACAGCTCCAGTGAGTGCATCCCCTTTGCCGAAGAGGGGAACCTGACCATCAAACAGAGACCCAAAGCTCCTGGACCACCCAGGGCCGAGGCCGTGCTTGAGCCTCCAGAGAAAGAAGACTCTAAGAACCTCGAAGTCCCCGAGTTCAACCTGAAGGAGTCGGACACGGTGAAGCGCCGGCACAAACCCAAAGACAAGGACCAGGGAGGAGGATCCCCCAGTCGAGGGGCGGCAGAGGTAGAGGAGTCTGGTTGTGGCAGGTCTTATTCCCCAAGCCAGGAGACAGCCAGTCTGAGGATCAGTGAGGTCAATCTGATGAGACCAGGCAGTCCAGCAACAGGATCCCCCATCAAACGTCCACTATCCCCAAAACCTCCTGCTGTGGCTCCGAAACCGGTTCGCCACAGTCTGCTGGCAACTCAAG CAGCTAGACCCTCGTCTCCTTCTGTGACCGTCAGCGGGGTCCAATCCGTGGCCTTCAGCTCTCCGTCCTCTCCAGTCTACGTACCCAGAGCTCCGTCCCCCCAGGCCCCCCAGAGTCCCTCTATGACAGCCCCAAGGAGTCCAGTGTGTATGGTGGGTCAAGGTAACGTCCCGGAGTCGAACATTGGGACTGAGGTGGTTCAGCAGAGACTGGATCAGACCAGCACGTCTCTGGAAGCCGCTCTGAAGGCCGTGGAGAAAAAACTGAACCGGGAGGACGACTCAGAAAG cgtTTCACACTCGGTGAAGTCTGCAGGGACAATCCTGGACGACATCGGCAACATGTTCGACGACCTGGCCGACCAGCTGGACGCCATGTTGGAATGA